A single window of Granulicella sibirica DNA harbors:
- the rsmH gene encoding 16S rRNA (cytosine(1402)-N(4))-methyltransferase RsmH: MDEKPGFSPQGERAARKQAHVPVLLEEALQYLNVRRGGTYVDATLGLAGHSSEIAKRLGGAGKLICFDRDPEAMEKAKARMGEVADELGAEMPQVVYVPREFSEAAEEVAAKSVDGLLADFGVSSLQLDEAHRGFSFRSDGPLDMRMNPRTGETAEQVVNQEDENVLADLIYEFGEERRSRKIARAIVRARPIATTAELARVISAVAPQMKGDKIHPATKTFQAIRMRVNDELGEIQSLLKGAGSLLKPGGRLVLISFHSLEDRLVKDAFREAGQAKTFDVLTKKPVVAEEQEQMRNPRSRSAKMRAAEKV, encoded by the coding sequence GTGGACGAGAAGCCCGGGTTTTCTCCCCAGGGAGAGCGTGCGGCGCGGAAGCAAGCCCACGTTCCGGTTCTTTTAGAAGAAGCTTTGCAGTACCTCAATGTGCGACGTGGCGGCACGTATGTGGATGCCACGCTCGGGTTGGCGGGGCACTCTTCCGAGATCGCGAAGAGGCTTGGCGGCGCAGGGAAGTTGATCTGCTTCGACCGCGACCCCGAGGCGATGGAGAAGGCGAAGGCTCGAATGGGCGAAGTCGCCGACGAGCTTGGAGCAGAGATGCCTCAGGTGGTGTATGTGCCGAGGGAGTTCTCGGAGGCTGCCGAAGAAGTTGCCGCAAAGAGTGTGGATGGTTTGCTCGCTGACTTTGGCGTGAGCAGTCTGCAACTCGACGAGGCGCACAGAGGATTCAGTTTTCGGTCGGATGGACCCCTGGATATGCGGATGAATCCGCGGACGGGGGAGACGGCCGAGCAAGTGGTAAATCAGGAGGACGAAAACGTTCTCGCCGACCTGATTTACGAATTCGGAGAGGAGAGGAGGTCGCGGAAAATCGCCAGAGCCATTGTGCGGGCGCGGCCGATAGCAACGACAGCGGAATTAGCTCGAGTGATATCGGCCGTAGCCCCGCAGATGAAAGGCGACAAGATTCATCCGGCAACAAAGACCTTTCAGGCAATCCGAATGAGGGTGAACGACGAGTTAGGCGAGATTCAATCGCTGCTGAAAGGCGCGGGGTCTCTGTTAAAGCCGGGAGGAAGGCTGGTGCTGATCAGCTTCCACAGCCTGGAAGACCGGCTGGTGAAGGATGCGTTTCGAGAGGCCGGACAGGCCAAGACATTTGACGTGTTGACGAAGAAACCTGTGGTGGCCGAGGAGCAGGAGCAAATGCGGAATCCAAGGTCACGCAGTGCAAAGATGCGGGCAGCAGAAAAGGTTTAG
- a CDS encoding SRPBCC family protein has product MAYTFSSEQTLSYPIEVVFAFFANPENLPRLMPQWQKARIEEASFTAPPPHPDPARRIKGIAAGAGTRLTMSFRPVPLSPIRLPWEAEISEFVWNDHFCDVQLRGPFARWRHCHRLRTVAGGTLLRDEVEYEVPFGSLGRVAQPLIAFQLGATFRYRNTRTVELLGLMAGG; this is encoded by the coding sequence ATGGCTTACACCTTTAGCTCCGAGCAGACGCTTTCCTACCCGATTGAGGTCGTGTTCGCATTTTTCGCCAACCCGGAGAACCTCCCGCGGCTGATGCCGCAGTGGCAGAAGGCGAGGATCGAAGAGGCCTCCTTTACAGCGCCTCCGCCTCACCCCGATCCTGCGCGGCGGATCAAGGGGATCGCGGCCGGGGCTGGGACGCGGTTGACGATGAGCTTTCGTCCGGTGCCGCTGTCGCCGATCCGGTTGCCCTGGGAGGCGGAGATCTCGGAGTTTGTGTGGAACGATCATTTCTGCGATGTGCAGCTTCGAGGGCCCTTTGCGCGGTGGAGGCATTGCCATCGGCTGCGGACGGTGGCGGGAGGGACCTTGCTGCGGGATGAGGTGGAGTACGAGGTTCCGTTTGGCTCACTGGGAAGGGTTGCGCAGCCCTTGATCGCGTTCCAGTTGGGGGCTACGTTCCGGTACCGGAACACGCGGACGGTGGAGCTGCTGGGATTGATGGCAGGTGGGTGA
- a CDS encoding division/cell wall cluster transcriptional repressor MraZ — translation MFRGNHPTRIDEKGRLKMPADFKRRIDEVYGPMFYITSKDGERAEIYPLKEWEAVEAKLATLGSMNTAKKKFLDATNYYGQMTEMDSQGRLLLPQVLREAAGLTDEVVVLGSQTFLEVANRPKFTAKLAEPMTEAEQAVLAELGI, via the coding sequence ATGTTTCGTGGCAATCACCCTACGCGAATCGACGAGAAGGGCCGGCTGAAGATGCCGGCGGACTTCAAGCGCCGGATCGATGAGGTGTATGGCCCGATGTTTTACATCACGAGCAAGGATGGAGAGCGGGCTGAGATCTACCCGTTGAAGGAATGGGAAGCAGTTGAAGCAAAGCTGGCAACGCTGGGTTCGATGAACACGGCGAAGAAGAAGTTTCTGGACGCGACGAACTACTACGGCCAGATGACGGAGATGGACTCCCAAGGGAGATTGTTACTCCCCCAGGTGTTGCGTGAGGCTGCCGGATTGACCGACGAGGTTGTCGTTCTTGGTTCGCAGACGTTTCTGGAAGTGGCGAACCGGCCGAAGTTCACGGCGAAGCTTGCCGAACCGATGACCGAGGCCGAGCAAGCAGTGTTGGCAGAGTTGGGAATTTAG
- a CDS encoding DUF2127 domain-containing protein — protein MSSEAIQVESNPQETVSAPERHGHDRGLLLIGLFKLGKAIFFFAIGAGALHFLHKDLGDSLIRLATALRFDPESRLISMAMAKVDLIDHHRLYEISIATFGYSALALTEGVGLMLEKTWAEYLTLGLTISFLPWELYELARRPSWFRLGLLIINLLVLAYLLWLLRRRKEPSSL, from the coding sequence ATGTCGAGCGAAGCGATCCAGGTCGAGAGTAATCCTCAGGAAACGGTCTCCGCGCCAGAGCGCCATGGACACGATCGGGGTCTTCTGCTGATCGGCCTGTTCAAGCTGGGCAAAGCCATCTTCTTCTTCGCGATCGGGGCCGGCGCTCTTCACTTCCTGCACAAGGATCTCGGCGATTCGCTCATCCGCCTGGCAACGGCGCTGCGGTTCGACCCGGAAAGCCGCCTGATCTCGATGGCGATGGCTAAGGTCGACCTGATCGACCACCATCGCCTCTACGAGATCAGTATCGCCACCTTTGGGTATTCCGCCCTTGCGCTGACGGAGGGCGTGGGCTTGATGCTTGAGAAGACCTGGGCGGAGTACCTTACGCTGGGACTGACGATCTCTTTTCTTCCCTGGGAACTCTACGAACTAGCGCGTCGTCCGAGTTGGTTTCGGCTTGGGCTCCTGATCATCAACCTTCTTGTCCTGGCATATCTTTTGTGGCTTCTCCGGCGGCGGAAGGAACCGTCTTCGCTCTGA
- a CDS encoding fasciclin domain-containing protein: protein MKKTLLATFAVGVLALSTLTASAQKDPMVGGAAMYPDKTIVANAVNSPIHTTLVAAVKAAGLVDTLNGPGPFTVFAPTNDAFAKLPAGTVDTLVKPENKATLTKILTYHVVSGKISSKELAKDIKKGGGKYDLTTVEGGKLTATMSGGKIMLTDEKGGMSTVTVADVFQSNGVIHVVDTVLMPN, encoded by the coding sequence ATGAAGAAGACGCTGCTTGCTACTTTCGCTGTAGGTGTTCTCGCACTCTCCACCCTTACCGCTTCTGCCCAGAAGGACCCGATGGTCGGCGGCGCCGCAATGTATCCAGACAAGACGATCGTCGCCAACGCTGTCAACTCGCCCATCCACACGACGCTCGTCGCCGCTGTCAAGGCTGCCGGCCTGGTCGATACCCTCAATGGACCTGGACCGTTCACCGTATTCGCTCCCACCAATGACGCCTTCGCCAAGCTGCCTGCCGGCACGGTCGATACCCTCGTAAAGCCTGAGAACAAGGCGACCCTCACCAAGATCCTCACCTACCACGTCGTCTCCGGCAAGATCTCCAGCAAGGAACTCGCCAAGGACATCAAGAAGGGCGGCGGCAAGTATGACCTCACCACCGTCGAGGGCGGCAAGCTCACCGCCACCATGTCCGGCGGCAAGATCATGTTGACCGACGAAAAAGGCGGCATGTCGACCGTCACTGTCGCTGACGTTTTCCAGTCGAACGGCGTGATTCACGTCGTCGATACCGTTCTGATGCCGAACTAG